In one window of Macadamia integrifolia cultivar HAES 741 chromosome 2, SCU_Mint_v3, whole genome shotgun sequence DNA:
- the LOC122091481 gene encoding nucleosome assembly protein 1;4, translated as MSNNKDQLNMADLNAALPGAAAALSAEDRASLVTALKDKLQHLAGQHSDVLESLSPNVRKRVEVLRGFQSQHDELEAKFFEERAALEAKYQKLYEPLYTKRYEIVNGVVEVEGVTTNESETDQGEDKAPEEKGVPNFWLTAMKTNEVLAEEISERDEGALKHLRDIKWYRIDNPKGFKLEFFFESNPYFKNSVLTKTYHMIDDDEPILEKAIGTEIEWCPGKSLTQKVLKKKPRKGSKNAKPITKTEDCESFFNFFNPPQVPEDDDDIDEETAEQLQNQMEQDYDIGSTIRDKIIPHAVSWFTGEAVQGDGFEDIEGDDDEEDDEDAEEDEDDEDDEDDEDEDDDDEDEEESKTKKKSSTGPKKSGRAQAGEGGPQGERVECKQQ; from the exons ATGAGTAACAACAAGGATCAGTTGAACATGGCCGATCTTAACGCCGCCCTTCCAGGCGCCGCTGCTG CCCTTAGCGCTGAGGATAGAGCAAGTCTTGTTACTGCCCtaaag GATAAGCTTCAACATCTGGCTGGACAACACTCTGATGTTCTCGAGTCTCTATCCCCAAATGTCAGGAAGCGCGTTGAGGTTCTCAGAGGGTTTCAG AGTCAACATGATGAGCTGGAGGCCAAATTTTTTGAGGAGAGGGCAGCACTTGAAGCAAAATACCAGAAGCTGTATGAACCACTGTACACCAAG CGATATGAAATTGTGAATGGTGTAGTTGAAGTTGAAGGAGTTACAACAAATGAATCTGAGACGGACCAAGGAGAAGATAAAGCCCCAGAAG AGAAAGGGGTGCCTAATTTTTGGCTTACTGCAATGAAGACTAATGAAGTCTTAGCTGAGGAG ATCTCAGAACGTGATGAAGGGGCTCTCAAGCATCTCAGAGATATCAAGTGGTATAGGATTGATAATCCTAAGGGTTTCAAGCTTGAATTCTTCTTTGAGTCTAATCCTTACTTCAAGAATTCAGTTCTGACAAAAACGTACCACATGATTGACGATGATGAACCGATTCTAGAGAAAGCAATAGG GACGGAGATTGAATGGTGTCCTGGGAAAAGCTTGACACAGAAGGTCCTGAAAAAGAAGCCAAGAAAGGGATCCAAGAATGCCAAGCCCATCACCAAAACTGAGGACTGTGAaagtttcttcaacttcttcaatcCTCCTCAGGTTCCcgaggatgatgatgatattgatgaagagACT GCTGAGCAACTTCAAAATCAAATGGAACAAGACTATGACATTGG GTCAACCATTCGAGACAAAATTATACCCCATGCTGTGTCATGGTTTACAGGGGAGGCAGTTCAAGGGGATGGATTTGAAGATATAGAAGGAGACGACGATGAAGAAGACGATGAGGATGCTGAAGAAGATGAGgacgatgaggatgatgaggacgatgaagatgaggatgatgatgatgaagatgaagaggaaaGCAAGACCAAGAAGAAG TCATCAACGGGACCCAAG AAGAGTGGGAGAGCCCAAGCTGGGGAAGGGGGTCCACAGGGTGAGAGGGTGGAGTGTAAGCAGCAGTAA